In Actinomycetota bacterium, the following are encoded in one genomic region:
- a CDS encoding RluA family pseudouridine synthase, producing MSAETFVGHAGRLDAVIARLSGAARADVQRAIADGHVLVDGVVRPKSFRLRGGERLEVEFRVDEPLAAEGPPVPVRFEDAHLLVIAKPTGLITHPTEQRRTGTLVNRLLGMGIPLSDAGGPLRPGIVHRLDAGTSGLMLVAKTDDAHEELSRMLRGHEVERRYLALVRGRVEHETFAVDAPLGRRAERIVVDHSEGRTAETGFEVRERLRRATLLEAAPRTGRTHQIRVHLQAIGHPILGDRAYGGGGDDAAALGLHRPFLHSWRIAFDHPLTGEHVDLEEPLPADLTDALERARDLQP from the coding sequence ATGAGCGCTGAGACGTTCGTCGGGCACGCCGGTCGACTCGACGCCGTGATCGCCCGGCTCTCCGGAGCGGCGCGGGCGGACGTGCAACGCGCGATCGCCGATGGACACGTACTCGTCGACGGCGTCGTGCGCCCGAAGTCCTTCCGGCTCCGCGGTGGCGAACGGCTCGAGGTCGAGTTCCGGGTCGATGAACCGCTCGCGGCGGAGGGCCCGCCAGTGCCGGTCCGGTTCGAGGACGCACACCTGTTGGTGATCGCGAAGCCGACGGGGCTGATCACGCACCCCACGGAGCAGCGGCGCACCGGCACCCTGGTGAACCGCCTGCTCGGCATGGGCATCCCGCTGTCGGACGCCGGCGGTCCCTTGCGTCCGGGCATCGTGCACCGGCTCGACGCCGGGACGTCGGGGCTGATGCTCGTTGCGAAGACCGACGACGCCCACGAGGAGCTGTCGCGCATGCTGCGAGGTCACGAGGTGGAGCGCCGGTACCTCGCGCTCGTGCGTGGCCGGGTGGAGCACGAGACGTTCGCCGTGGACGCGCCCCTCGGTCGCCGGGCCGAGCGCATCGTCGTGGACCACAGCGAGGGCCGGACGGCCGAGACCGGCTTCGAGGTCCGCGAACGACTACGCCGCGCCACGCTCCTCGAGGCGGCACCCCGCACCGGGCGGACCCACCAGATCCGCGTGCACCTGCAGGCGATCGGCCATCCGATCCTCGGCGACCGCGCGTACGGGGGAGGCGGGGACGACGCGGCCGCCCTCGGCCTGCATCGGCCGTTCCTGCACTCATGGCGGATCGCGTTCGACCACCCCCTCACCGGAGAGCACGTCGACCTGGAAGAACCATTGCCCGCCGACCTCACCGACGCCCTCGAGAGGGCCCGCGACCTGCAGCCTTGA